In Lachancea thermotolerans CBS 6340 chromosome H complete sequence, a single genomic region encodes these proteins:
- a CDS encoding alpha-glucosidase (similar to uniprot|P53051 Saccharomyces cerevisiae YGR287C Hypothetical ORF), protein MSAVDKWWKEAAVYQIYPASFYDSNGDGWGDLPGITAKLPYLRQLGVDALWICPFYDSPQQDMGYDISDYEKVWPRYGTNEDCYQLIREAHAAGIRVVVDLVINHCSSEHAWFRESRSSKTSAKRDWFIWRPAKGFTADGKPIPPNNWQSFFGGSAWEWDERTQEFYLRLFASGQPDFNWELSEVRKAIYESAAGFWLDHGVDGFRIDTAGLYSKIGGLPDAEVRDATNEHQHPGHNTQNGPRIHEFHKEMRAFFDKRTAGRANEIFTVGEVGRCDLAGLLQYTSEQEREMSQLFNFAHTECGVGTHLRYHAQPFTLKEWKLGIAASFLFANRTDSWSTVYLENHDQPRSVTRFGDDSPAWRQVSAKLLAILEVALTGTLYVYQGQELGQINNHGWTLDQYQDVDMITNRDIIAKRYGKNSVEMAKFAQGVALLSRDHSRTPFPWTSREPDASFSAVCQSGVKPWISMNDSFRDGINAEDELKDPNSVFHFWRAALRLRKQHKDILVYGQGFEFFDLDNPDLFMFTKKSRDGAKTLFAALNFSSEDREFPLPDEDAAYKAFFGNYDLESAQERTLRPWEGRLFYVE, encoded by the coding sequence ATGAGCGCTGTGGACAAGTGGTGGAAAGAAGCCGCGGTGTACCAGATTTACCCCGCCAGCTTCTACGACTCGAATGGGGACGGGTGGGGCGACCTGCCGGGGATCACGGCCAAGCTGCCCTACCTGAGGCAGCTCGGCGTGGACGCGTTGTGGATCTGCCCGTTCTACGACTCGCCGCAGCAGGACATGGGATACGACATCTCGGACTACGAGAAGGTGTGGCCGCGGTACGGGACCAACGAGGACTGCTACCAGCTGATCCGCGAGGCGCACGCGGCGGGGATCCGGGTGGTGGTGGACCTCGTGATCAACCACTGCTCGAGCGAGCACGCGTGGTTTCGCGAGTCGCGCTCGTCCAAGACGAGCGCTAAGCGCGACTGGTTCATATGGCGCCCCGCCAAGGGCTTTACGGCGGACGGCAAGCCCATCCCGCCCAACAACTGGCAGTCGTTCTTCGGCGGGTCCGCGTGGGAGTGGGACGAACGCACGCAGGAGTTCTACCTGCGGCTCTTCGCGTCGGGCCAGCCGGACTTCAACTGGGAGCTGAGCGAGGTGCGCAAGGCCATCTACGAGTCCGCAGCGGGCTTCTGGCTGGACCACGGCGTCGACGGCTTCCGTATCGACACCGCGGGCCTGTACTCGAAGATCGGGGGCTTGCCCGACGCCGAGGTCCGCGACGCGACAAACGAACACCAGCACCCGGGCCACAACACTCAGAACGGCCCCCGCATCCACGAGTTCCACAAGGAAATGCGCGCCTTCTTCGACAAGCGCACCGCGGGCCGCGCGAACGAGATTTTCACCGTCGGCGAGGTCGGGAGATGCGACCTCGCGGGCCTGCTCCAGTACACCAGCGAGCAGGAGCGCGAGATGAgccagctcttcaactTCGCCCATACCGAGTGCGGCGTGGGCACGCATCTGCGCTACCACGCCCAGCCCTTCACCCTTAAGGAGTGGAAGCTTGGCATCGCagccagcttcttgtttgcCAATCGCACCGACAGCTGGTCAACCGTGTACCTCGAGAACCACGACCAGCCCCGCAGTGTCACGCGCTTTGGCGATGACTCCCCCGCATGGCGCCAGGTCTCCGCAAAGCTGCTGGCAATCCTAGAGGTCGCCCTCACAGGCACCCTATACGTCTACCAGGGTCAGGAGCTCGGTCAGATCAACAACCACGGCTGGACCCTTGACCAGTACCAGGACGTCGACATGATCACGAACCGAGACATCATTGCGAAGCGTTACGGCAAGAACTCCGTGGAAATGGCCAAGTTCGCGCAGGGCGTCGCGCTTCTTTCGCGCGACCACAGCCGCACACCCTTCCCATGGACCTCCCGCGAGCCGGACGCGAGTTTCAGCGCTGTGTGCCAAAGCGGCGTCAAGCCCTGGATATCCATGAACGACTCTTTCCGCGACGGTATCAACGCCGAGGACGAGCTGAAAGATCCCAACTCTGTGTTCCATTTTTGGCGTGCAGCGCTCCGGCTCCGCAAGCAGCACAAGGACATTCTCGTCTACGGCCAGGGCTTTGAGTTCTTCGACCTCGACAACCCAGACTTGTTTATGTTCACAAAAAAGTCTCGCGACGGAGCCAAAACACTCTTCGCTGCCCTCAACTTCTCGAGCGAGGACCGTGAGTTCCCTCTCCCTGATGAAGACGCGGCCTACAAAGCCTTTTTCGGCAATTATGATCTCGAAAGCGCACAGGAACGCACGCTGAGACCCTGGGAGGGCAGACTTTTTTACGTTGAGTAA
- the SPO23 gene encoding Spo23p (weakly similar to uniprot|P33757 Saccharomyces cerevisiae YBR250W Hypothetical ORF) has protein sequence MFSATWPRSCVSRGPCPLSLCHGLACVAPHGHALSGPAASLFPPRSQCSSGKTLYMTNSAKRGGSRAGYRCTAETHIVRAYRSTDDSLAILTKAKTLFFRARVCKQAPSCSATFHSGGTTSAGSGDESFAQYGSAFVTLDSVYKGGAQGRYRRRGAARRDTHTPKRACHKMNSSTPSTATQISLPRDSGCAPAPPSYTAAAGEAARQPRRLELSSLAARGTLLKHPEPTPPSFGYNAFDRGKNPCITSHDSSLLHVTLVPDRDCFYMAALEPQLLSRRDAADHAPAFEGRGVVSGTLRVVVKGPDALLLENVHVRLSGFCSEFARCASAGSATHSMRMVSATNCGTTPFVQDFIRFGTPASAGAANAASGPSAGLVLLPPGEYEYRFEFVVDAATFPASIETAYGSTIYRLEALVSMPKRKRRFGNKYESVFLTSAVTLKKALQHRYAALYQGFTAVTSLREEMLACDIFLSSRVVEFDAPLQVSLQMVKRDAQECQVLFTDVLVQQTLSIPCVDTATGVLEPTNFHQVQTVRLGNMDFCDEQQQCLNAAFPELRVPSTLKTVERNRSFFPHYEEPSLAARGLEPVRSRLRVAHELKIVIGVHINQPGDQQRPKSVRLTIKFPIALVDPDMGCCVNLPRYEPKSLIPLPSGLCKLDSDSAPSTPPEYSDAEL, from the coding sequence ATGTTCTCCGCCACGTGGCCTAGGTCTTGTGTGTCACGTGGTCCGTGCCCGCTGTCACTCTGTCACGGCTTGGCGTGCGTCGCTCCCCACGGGCACGCGCTCTCAGGGCCCGCTGCCTCGCTTTTTCCGCCTCGGTCACAATGCTCTTCTGGAAAAACCTTGTATATGACTAATAGTGCTAAGCGCGGTGGCAGCCGGGCGGGCTACCGTTGCACCGCAGAAACGCATATTGTCCGAGCATATCGTAGTACCGACGACTCTCTAGCCATCCTGACTAAAGCTAAAACCTTGTTTTTCCGCGCCAGGGTCTGTAAACAGGCCCCATCGTGTTCTGCCACGTTCCACAGCGGCGGCACCACCAGCGCTGGCAGCGGCGATGAGTCTTTCGCGCAGTACGGGTCCGCGTTTGTGACACTTGATTCTGTCTATAAAGGTGGCGCGCAGGGGCGGTACAGAAGGCGCGGGGCAGCACGTAGAGACACGCACACACCAAAGCGCGCTTGCCACAAGATGAACAGCAGCACGCCGTCCACAGCGACACAAATCTCTCTCCCACGTGACTCGGGCTGtgcgccggcgccgcccTCATACACAGCCGCCGCTGGCGAGGCCGCACGCCAGCCGCGCCGCCTTGAACTCTCGTCCCTTGCCGCCCGCGGCACCCTGCTCAAGCACCCCGAGCCCACGCCGCCGTCCTTCGGCTACAACGCCTTCGACCGCGGCAAGAACCCGTGTATCACCTCGCACGACTCATCTCTACTGCACGTGACGCTGGTCCCCGACAGGGACTGTTTCTACATGGCCGCGCTGGAGCCTCAACTGCTGTCGCGACGCGACGCCGCGGACCACGCGCCTGCCTTCGAGGGCCGCGGCGTCGTATCGGGCACGCTTCGCGTCGTAGTCAAGGGGCCCGACGCCCTACTGCTGGAGAACGTCCACGTGCGTCTCAGCGGTTTCTGCTCGGAGTTCGCGCGCTGTGCCTCAGCCGGTAGCGCCACGCATTCCATGCGGATGGTCAGCGCCACAAACTGTGGTACCACGCCGTTTGTGCAAGATTTCATCCGGTTCGGTACGCCCGCgagcgccggcgccgccaACGCGGCATCGGGGCCTTCCGCGGGCCTCGTCCTGCTCCCGCCCGGTGAGTACGAGTACAGGTTCGAGTTCGTGGTAGACGCAGCAACGTTCCCGGCGTCGATAGAGACGGCGTATGGGTCCACGATCTACCGCCTGGAGGCACTCGTCAGCATGCCAAAGCGCAAGCGCAGGTTTGGCAACAAGTACGAAAGCGTGTTTCTCACGTCAGCAGTGACGCTTAAGAAAGCGCTGCAGCACCGCTACGCAGCTCTGTACCAAGGCTTCACGGCAGTCACGTCGTTGAGAGAAGAGATGCTGGCGTGCGACATATTTCTCAGCTCGCGCGTCGTGGAGTTCGACGCACCGCTGCAGGTATCCTTGCAGATGGTCAAGCGCGACGCGCAGGAGTGTCAGGTGCTGTTCACGGACGTGCTCGTGCAGCAGACGCTGTCGATCCCCTGCGTCGACACTGCGACGGGCGTGCTGGAGCCCACGAACTTCCACCAGGTGCAGACCGTGCGGCTCGGCAACATGGACTTCTGCGacgagcagcagcagtgcCTCAACGCCGCGTTCCCGGAGCTGCGCGTGCCTTCCACACTGAAAACCGTAGAGCGCAACAGGTCTTTTTTCCCACACTACGAAGAGCCCTCGCTGGCCGCGCGGGGCTTGGAACCCGTGCGGTCCAGGCTACGGGTCGCCCACGAGCTCAAGATCGTTATCGGCGTACACATCAACCAGCCCGGCGACCAGCAGCGGCCCAAATCCGTGCGGCTGACCATAAAATTCCCCATCGCGCTCGTAGACCCAGACATGGGATGCTGCGTGAACCTGCCCCGCTACGAACCCAAGTCACTTATTCCGCTCCCTTCAGGGCTTTGCAAGCTCGATAGCGACTCGGCGCCATCCACGCCGCCAGAATACTCGGACGCcgagctttga
- the CUP9 gene encoding Cup9p (some similarities with uniprot|P41817 Saccharomyces cerevisiae YPL177C CUP9 Homeodomain-containing transcriptional repressor of PTR2 which encodes a major peptide transporter imported peptides activate ubiquitin-dependent proteolysis resulting in degradation of Cup9p and de-repression of PTR2 transcription), with the protein MNSNAQCFAQLEQGVKLPSIRSLLDSIGAEQEGGAETRRPLPALALPALASTLPERQQQPDNQLSQPRNQQPGQQPNNLQLSHPHNQQPSQQAPSAARRAAAPPRRNNLPKETVEILNAWLASHLNNPYPSPQEKRELLVQTGLSKVQLSNWFINVRRRKVFSDYYQMSRARRAGAPDEATDAVGAAGAPTATDADLELRFQAAPLTRRKKLIDRLDELKKASQDSARQCRGPY; encoded by the coding sequence ATGAACTCGAACGCACAATGCTTTGCACAGCTGGAGCAGGGCGTCAAGCTGCCCTCGATAAGGAGTCTTCTGGACTCAATCGGCGCGGAGCAGGAGGGCGGCGCGGAGACGCGACGCCCGCTgccggcgctggcgctgccgGCACTGGCGTCGACGTTGCCGGAGCGGCAGCAACAGCCGGACAACCAGCTCAGCCAACCACGCAACCAACAGCCTGGCCAGCAGCCGAACAACCTTCAGCTCAGCCATCCACACAACCAACAGCCTAGCCAGCAGGCCCCGAGCgctgcgcggcgcgcggccgcgccgCCACGGCGTAACAACCTGCCCAAGGAGACCGTCGAGATCCTTAACGCGTGGCTCGCGTCGCATCTCAACAACCCGTACCCGTCGCCGCAGGAGAAACGCGAGCTGCTCGTGCAGACGGGCCTCAGCAAGGTCCAGCTCAGCAACTGGTTCATCAACGTGCGGCGCCGCAAGGTGTTCAGCGACTACTACCAGATgtcgcgcgcgcggcgggccGGCGCGCCAGACGAGGCGACGGACGCGGTGggcgccgcgggcgcgccgACCGCCACAGACGCGGACCTCGAGCTGCGGTTCCAGGCCGCGCCACTGACGCggcgcaagaagctcatcgatcGACTCGACGAGCTCAAAAAGGCGTCACAGGACAGCGCACGGCAGTGCCGTGGCCCCTACTAG
- the ARO4 gene encoding 3-deoxy-7-phosphoheptulonate synthase ARO4 (highly similar to uniprot|P32449 Saccharomyces cerevisiae YBR249C ARO4 3-deoxy-D-arabino-heptulosonate-7-phosphate (DAHP) synthase), which produces MSGQAPSPAALEKAEDVRILGLDPLVSPALLQSQIPATSECLKTVQKGRVGASKIITGEDDRLLVIVGPCSIHDLDIAQEYARRLKKLSDELEGELCIIMRAYLEKPRTTVGWKGLINDPDVDNSFNINKGLQSARQLFVNLTSAGVPIGSEMLDTISPQYLADMLSFGAIGARTTESQLHRELASGLSFPVGFKNGTDGTLGVAIDAMLAASHSHHFMGVTKHGFAAIITTKGNEHCFVILRGGKKGTNYDAKSVAEAKAQLPPGGTLMIDCSHGNSNKDYRNQPKVNDVVCEQVANGEDKIIGVMIESHINEGKQNIPPEGKQGLKYGVSITDGCIGWETTDQVLRKLADAVKQRRALKKKSSA; this is translated from the coding sequence ATGTCTGGACAAGCACCATCTCCAGCCGCCCTGGAAAAGGCCGAAGACGTCAGAATTTTGGGTCTTGACCCACTGGTCTCACCTGCGCTGCTGCAGTCTCAAATCCCAGCCACCTCTGAATGCCTGAAAACAGTGCAGAAAGGTAGAGTTGGCGCCAGCAAAATTATCACAGGCGAAGACGACAGACTGTTGGTCATCGTCGGCCCTTGCTCTATCCACGACCTGGACATCGCTCAGGAATACGCCAGACgtctcaagaagctttccGACGAACTGGAGGGTGAGCTTTGTATCATCATGAGAGCTTACCTGGAGAAGCCTAGAACCACTGTCGGGTGGAAGGGTCTCATCAACGATCCTGACGTCGACAACTCCTTCAACATTAACAAGGGTTTGCAATCCGCCAGACAGCTTTTCGTCAACTTGACCAGCGCTGGTGTCCCAATCGGCTCTGAGATGCTGGACACCATCTCTCCTCAGTACTTGGCGGACATGTTGTCTTTCGGTGCTATTGGCGCCAGAACCACCGAGTCCCAGCTGCACAGAGAGTTGGCTTCTGGTCTGTCTTTCCCAGTCGGCTTCAAGAACGGTACCGACGGTACTTTGGGTGTGGCCATCGATGCCATGCTTGCGGCCTCCCACTCCCATCACTTCATGGGTGTTACCAAGCACGGTTTTGCTGCCATTATCACTACCAAGGGTAACGAGCACTGCTTCGTGATTCTGAGAGGTGGTAAGAAGGGCACCAACTACGACGCTAAGTCCGTGGCTGAGGCCAAGGCTCAGTTGCCTCCAGGTGGCACCTTGATGATCGACTGCTCTCACGGTAACTCCAACAAGGACTATAGAAACCAGCCCAAGGTGAACGATGTTGTTTGCGAACAGGTTGCCAACGGTGAAGACAAGATCATCGGTGTCATGATCGAGTCCCACATCAACGAAGGTAAGCAAAACATCCCACCTGAGGGCAAACAGGGTCTGAAATACGGTGTTTCGATCACCGATGGCTGCATAGGCTGGGAGACTACCGATCAGGTTTTGCGCAAGCTGGCCGATGCCGTTAAACAAAGGAGAgcgctcaagaagaaatcgtCTGCTTAA
- the CBC2 gene encoding nuclear cap-binding protein subunit CBC2 (highly similar to uniprot|Q08920 Saccharomyces cerevisiae YPL178W CBC2 Small subunit of the heterodimeric cap binding complex that also contains Sto1p component of the spliceosomal commitment complex interacts with Npl3p possibly to package mRNA for export from the nucleus contains an RNA-binding motif), producing MSLAEFDEINYDHSASRLDVPSNYLMKKARRNPNGLEDLRRSMRSATIYVGNLSFYTSEEQIYELFSKSGVIKRIIMGLDRFKFTPCGFCFVIYNTPEEALDAVKYLSGTKLDDRNISLDLDPGFEDGRQFGRGKSGGQVSDELRFEFDASRGGFTVPLVDRIGFSNTHNFGARRVRDTYVPEEPEDDEEEPDTYVPGED from the coding sequence ATGTCGCTGGCAGAGTTCGACGAAATCAATTACGACCATTCGGCCAGCAGGCTTGATGTGCCTTCGAACTACCTGATGAAAAAGGCGCGCAGGAACCCGAACGGACTGGAGGATCTGCGTCGGTCAATGCGGTCTGCCACCATTTACGTGGGCAACCTCTCGTTCTACACATCCGAGGAGCAGATATATGAGCTATTCAGCAAGTCCGGTGTGATAAAACGCATAATCATGGGCTTGGACCGCTTCAAGTTCACGCCGTGCGGGTTCTGCTTCGTGATATACAACACGCCCGAGGAGGCGCTCGACGCGGTCAAATACCTTTCGGGCACCAAGCTGGACGACCGTAACATCTCGCTAGACCTGGACCCCGGGTTCGAGGACGGACGGCAGTTCGGCCGTGGTAAGAGCGGCGGCCAGGTGAGTGACGAGCTGCGGTTCGAATTCGACGCTTCGCGCGGCGGGTTCACGGTGCCGCTGGTGGACCGTATCGGCTTCAGCAACACTCACAACTTTGGCGCGCGTCGTGTGAGAGACACCTACGTGCCAGAAGAGCctgaggacgacgaggaagagCCTGACACCTACGTGCCGGGCGAGGACTGA
- a CDS encoding sugar porter family MFS transporter (similar to uniprot|P38156 Saccharomyces cerevisiae YBR298C MAL31 Maltose permease high-affinity maltose transporter (alpha-glucoside transporter) encoded in the MAL3 complex locus member of the 12 transmembrane domain superfamily of sugar transporters functional in genomic reference strain S288C): MSNNFDKNKLVHVETTVSSQTNMAESSLDLPYSASKKTDTQHLEFAGQEVEETGYATTAVGSDTIAKFLGLSEDARQADGAEKQMPLLQAIRQYPKAAMWSVVLSSALIMEGYDTALLSSLYALPAFAKRYGSYNPANGIYEIDAKWQTALSMCINVGEVIGLQFAGIAADRVGYRWTLIASLIAVFGFIFILFFAVSCPMLAVGEILCGIPWGCFQTLTVSYATEVCPLALRYYLTTYVNICWILGQIMASGVLKNSQENLANSSLAYRLPFALQWIWPLPIAVGIYLAPESPWWLVKKGRMNEAGRSLSRLISGLKSGEKAAVIDAMLKKIQLTTQKEDAMTRDTTYWDCFRGPDGRRTRIACLTWVTQNACGSAMMGYSTYFYTKAGLSESYAFSFSIIQYCLGLVGTVLSWFFSKKYGRFTIFAGGLAVQSLLLIAIGASGFSHSDGAKWAAGSLLLIFVFVYDVGVGPVTYCLVPELPSNKLRTKTVILARNFYNLMGIINAIWTPYMLNSEKWNWGAKTGLFWGGISLVMLTWAILDLPETKGRTFGEIDELFLQGVPARKFKSTEVNPYDSAKLMAELNDEQIEHIVRTDERQKADPMTTIMEDSE, from the coding sequence ATGAGCAATAACTTCGACAAGAATAAGCTCGTGCACGTCGAGACCACGGTCTCGTCGCAGACCAACATGGCGGAGTCGTCGCTGGACCTCCCTTACTCAGCGTCCAAGAAAACGGACACGCAGCACCTGGAGTTCGCGGGCCAGGAGGTGGAGGAAACGGGCTACGCGACCACGGCCGTCGGAAGCGACACCATCGCGAAGTTCCTCGGGCTCTCCGAGGACGCGCGGCAGGCGGACGGCGCGGAGAAGCAGATGCCGCTCCTGCAGGCCATCAGGCAGTACCCCAAGGCCGCGATGTGGTCCGTGGTGCTGTCGTCGGCGCTGATCATGGAGGGCTACGACACGGCGCTGCTGTCGTCGCTGTACGCGCTGCCCGCGTTCGCGAAGCGCTACGGTTCGTACAACCCGGCCAACGGCATCTACGAGATCGACGCCAAGTGGCAGACCGCGCTCAGCATGTGCATCAACGTGGGCGAGGTCATCGGGCTGCAGTTCGCGGGCATTGCCGCGGACCGCGTGGGATACCGGTGGACACTGATCGCGTCGCTGATCGCGGTCTTCggcttcattttcatcCTGTTTTTCGCCGTGTCCTGTCCCATGCTGGCCGTGGGCGAGATCTTGTGTGGCATTCCCTGGGGCTGTTTCCAGACGTTGACCGTCTCGTACGCCACCGAGGTGTGCCCATTGGCGCTTAGATACTACCTGACCACCTACGTCAACATTTGCTGGATTCTGGGCCAGATCATGGCGTCCGGCgtgctcaaaaactcgcaGGAAAACCTCGCGAACTCATCGCTTGCATACAGATTGCCCTTCGCGCTCCAGTGGATCTGGCCGCTGCCAATCGCGGTGGGGATTTACCTAGCTCCCGAGTCGCCCTGGTGGCTTGTGAAGAAGGGGAGAATGAACGAGGCTGGACGCAGCTTGAGCCGCCTGATCTCGGGTTTGAAGTCCGGCGAGAAAGCGGCCGTCATCGACGCCatgctcaagaagatccAGCTCACCACGCAGAAGGAGGATGCCATGACCAGAGACACCACTTACTGGGACTGCTTCAGGGGCCCTGACGGCCGGAGAACGAGAATCGCGTGCCTCACGTGGGTCACGCAGAACGCCTGCGGCAGCGCGATGATGGGATACTCAACCTACTTCTATACCAAGGCGGGCTTGAGCGAGTCGTACGCCTTCTCGTTCTCCATCATCCAGTACTGCCTCGGGCTGGTGGGCACCGTGTTGTCGTGgttcttctccaagaaatACGGGCGCTTCACGATCTTCGCGGGCGGCCTGGCCGTGCAGTCGCTACTCCTGATTGCAATCGGCGCGTCCGGGTTCTCCCACTCGGACGGCGCAAAGTGGGCCGCGGgctcgctgctgctgatcTTCGTGTTTGTCTACGATGTGGGCGTGGGCCCCGTCACGTACTGTCTTGTGCCCGAACTGCCCAGCAACAAGCTGAGAACCAAGACTGTTATCCTGGCTCGTAACTTCTACAACCTCATGGGTATCATAAACGCCATCTGGACCCCATACATGCTGAACTCTGAGAAATGGAACTGGGGCGCCAAGACCGGTCTCTTCTGGGGCGGTATCTCGCTGGTCATGCTCACGTGGGCGATTCTGGACCTGCCAGAGACCAAAGGCCGCACCTTCGGCGAGATCGACGAGCTGTTCCTGCAAGGCGTGCCTGCGCGCAAGTTCAAGTCCACGGAAGTCAACCCCTACGACAGCGCCAAACTGATGGCGGAGCTGAACGACGAACAGATCGAGCACATCGTCAGAACCGACGAGAGGCAGAAGGCGGATCCCATGACGACCATTATGGAAGACTCCGAGTGA
- the HIS7 gene encoding imidazoleglycerol-phosphate synthase (highly similar to uniprot|P33734 Saccharomyces cerevisiae YBR248C HIS7 Imidazole glycerol phosphate synthase (glutamine amidotransferase:cyclase) catalyzes the fifth and sixth steps of histidine biosynthesis and also produces 5-aminoimidazole-4-carboxamide ribotide (AICAR) a purine precursor) — protein sequence MSTVHIIDVESGNLKSLRNAVEFLGFNVKIVKSADDIELSKAERLILPGVGNFGHFVDNLTLKNFEKPIREYIASGKPIMGICVGLQCLFLGSEESPKSTGLKYLDLQLTKFDTSEKPVPEIGWNTCTPQDNLFGLDPCNRYYFVHSYAAIIDAEDKARLSEAGWNIAAAKYGSQEYIAAVARDNIFATQFHPEKSGHAGLEILKNFINQTHPTIKHTDREKAALQNDYSNYGLTRRIIACLDVRTNDQGDLVVTKGDQYDVREKQEGGNVRNLGKPVELAQKYYEQGADEVTFLNITSFRDCPLKDTPMLEVLKQAAKTVFVPLTVGGGIKDIVDVDGTHIPALQVAALYFASGADKVSIGSDAVYAAEKYYELGERGDGASPIETISKSYGAQAVVISVDPKRVYVDGPESVKHKTFETKFPNEKGQTWCWYQCTIKGGRESRDMGVWELTRACEALGAGEVLLNCIDKDGSNSGYDLELINHAKEAVKIPVIASSGAGEPKHFKEAFESTGADACLGAGMFHRGEYTVNDVKQYLLDSGFKVRMESQ from the coding sequence ATGTCTACAGTCCACATAATTGACGTTGAGAGCGGCAATCTGAAGTCGCTCAGAAACGctgttgagtttttgggcttcaaTGTCAAAATCGTGAAGTCAGCCGATGACATAGAACTTTCCAAGGCTGAAAGGCTCATACTTCCTGGAGTCGGCAACTTTGGCCACTTCGTTGACAACCtcaccttgaagaactttgaaaagccGATTCGTGAATACATTGCATCCGGAAAGCCCATTATGGGCATCTGCGTGGGTCTGCAGTGTTTGTTTCTGGGGTCAGAAGAGTCGCCCAAGAGCACTGGTCTGAAGTACCTAGACTTGCAGCTCACAAAGTTTGACACATCCGAAAAGCCGGTTCCAGAAATCGGCTGGAACACCTGCACGCCTCAAGACAATTTGTTCGGCCTTGATCCTTGTAACAGGTACTACTTTGTGCACTCGTACGCGGCTATCATCGATGCTGAAGACAAAGCACGCCTCTCTGAGGCTGGTTGGAACATTGCTGCCGCTAAGTACGGTTCCCAAGAATACATTGCTGCTGTCGCGAGAGACAACATCTTTGCTACACAATTTCACCCTGAGAAGTCGGGTCACGCAGGCTTGGAGatattgaagaactttatCAATCAAACTCACCCAACGATCAAACACACTGACAGAGAGAAAGCagcgcttcaaaatgaCTACTCCAATTATGGTTTGACGAGAAGAATTATTGCTTGTTTGGATGTACGTACCAATGACCAGGGTGATCTTGTCGTCACCAAGGGCGATCAATATGATGTTCGCGAGAAGCAAGAGGGTGGAAACGTGAGAAACTTAGGCAAGCCCGTTGaacttgctcaaaagtACTACGAGCAGGGAGCTGATGAAGTTACATTCTTGAACATCACCAGTTTCAGAGATTGTCCGTTGAAGGACACACCCATGCTTGAGGTTTTAAAGCAGGCGGcaaaaactgtttttgTACCTCTTACCGTTGGGGGTGGTATCAAGGACATTGTGGATGTTGACGGAACCCATATTCCTGCTCTTCAGGTTGCCGCTCTGTATTTTGCATCAGGAGCTGATAAAGTTTCTATTGGGTCGGATGCAGTCTATGCGGCTGAGAAATACTATGAACTTGGTGAGCGTGGTGACGGTGCTTCACCTATCGAAACTATTTCCAAGTCATATGGTGCCCAAGCTGTTGTTATTTCTGTAGACCCAAAAAGAGTCTATGTGGATGGCCCCGAGTCTGTTAAACACAAGACCTTTGAGACAAAGTTCCCTAATGAGAAGGGCCAAACATGGTGCTGGTATCAGTGCACTATCAAAGGTGGTAGGGAGTCCCGGGATATGGGCGTGTGGGAACTAACGAGAGCTTGTGAAGCTCTGGGAGCTGGTGAGGTGTTGCTAAACTGTATTGATAAAGACGGTTCCAACTCAGGCTATGACTTGGAATTGATAAACCATGCCAAAGAGGCCGTTAAAATACCGGTCATCGCCTCGAGCGGTGCCGGCGAGCCAAAGcacttcaaagaagctttcgagTCCACCGGCGCCGATGCCTGCTTGGGCGCGGGTATGTTTCACAGAGGTGAGTACACCGTTAACGATGTTAAGCAATACCTTCTAGATAGCGGGTTCAAAGTTAGAATGGAAAGTCAATAG